Below is a genomic region from Isosphaeraceae bacterium EP7.
AGCTGATCCGCTCGAAAGGGGCCGAACTTCGAGTGCGAGGCCCGCTCCCCTCGATCTGGGGAGACAGGGAGCGTGTCGGCCAACTCCTGCGCAATCTCCTGAGCAACGGCTTGAAGTACAATCGGGACCCAGCCCCCTGGGTCGAAATCTCGGCCGGGCCCGATGACCCCGCCGGGTTGGCGGTGCTGGCGATCCGCGACAACGGGATCGGCATCGAGCCGCAGTTCCACGCGAAGATCTTCCAGCTCTTCCGAAGGCTCCACAATCGGGACGACTACGAGGGGACGGGGGCAGGCCTGGCCATCTGCGTCAAGATTGCACAAGCCCACGGCGGCCAGGTCCGGGTCGAGAGCGAGCCGGGAAAAGGATCGACTTTTTTCGTCAGCCTTCCCAGGCCACCGACGATGACTCAGAAGACGACGGCCCTCATGACCATCACGACGCCAACGCCGGGCACCAATTCTCCATGACTCCGTCGCTTCACATCCTGCTCGTCGAGGACAGCAAACCGGACGCGCTCATCATCGAGCGTGCCCTGCGTGAGGGCCATGTCGCCCACACCCTGGTCGTGATCCAGGACGGCCTGAAGGCCCTGGACTACCTGGGCGGCCTGATCGGCGACGGCCCAACGGGCGACGACACACCCGACCTGATCCTGCTCGACCTGAATCTGCCGGGCCTGGACGGCTGCCAGGTCCTCTCCCGGATCAAGTCCGACGAACGCCTCAGGTCCATCCCCGTCGTCGTCCTGACCACTTCGCGGCGTGAGGAAGATGTACGCCGGACTTACCAGGCAGGCGCCAACACATTCATCCAGAAGCCGTCGGAGTTCCCCCACTATCGCGACCTCGTCGTGGTCCTGAAGCAGTACTGGCTCGACTACGCTCTCCGCCCCCCCCGACATCGCCTCACGCAAGGCCACGATCGCTGATTTTCAGCCCGTTTCGCCGGGTCTGATCGGCCGAGGAACGGGGCTCCCCTCGCTCGGCCCCCGGGATCTTCGAACTTGCATCGCGTCCGGAACTAGTGTGAGATGCCTCCGCAACCCGTGGATCTCGCACCCAAGGAGGGGACGACAGGATGGACTCCCGGTTCCCGCTCGCCGCCGATGCGCACGAGGCCCCCTCGGGCCGGACCAGGGCCCGCCGCCGCATCGCCGTCCCGCTGGTGCTGGCCGCCCTGACCGCCGCCGCGGCGGTTTATATGGGGTATCATTGTTTCTCCATCGGGCCGAGCCTTGAGGACTCGAATATCCTCGAGACGGTCCTGATCCGCTCCCTCGGGTCGCAATTCCTCCTCGGGCCGGGCGCCCTCTATGGGCCATTCACCAGCGACCACCCCTGGGTCCTGATCCACGCCCCGCTCTATTACCGCCTCGCCGGCCTGATGGCCTGGCCGGCCATCATCCGGGGTGTCGACGTGGACCTCGCGTCGCTCTACGCCGGGCGGATCCTGGCGTTCGCCGCCTGGGTGGCCACCCTGGTTGTCGGCTACAAGCTCACGCGTCTGGACGGTGCCCCCCGCTGGGCCGGCTACGCCTCGGTCTGCCTGATCGCCTCAGCGGCGGTGCTCGCACCGTTCCACGTCACGGTCCGGCCCGACACCCTGGGTCTCTTCTTCCAGACCGCGGGCGCCTGGCTGGTCGCGCGGGCGTGGCTCGATGGCCGTCGACCGACTCGCGACCTGATCCTGGCTTACACCGCGTTCGCGCTGGCCTCCTGCGCCAAGCAGCACGACGTCTTCGTCGCCGCGGCCTGCTCACTGGGCTTGTTTGTCGGAGTCTTCCGCGGTCGCTTCCGAGCCCGAGACGTCATCGTAGCTCACGCCGCGTCGGTCGCCATCGTCGCCGCGTATTACGGCGTTGAGGAATGGGTGACGGGCGGCATGATGTCCCGGTCTGTGTTCATCCTCCCCGCGCGGTTCCGCGAGTTGACCTACGGCGGCTGGCCCCGGGTCGGGATCATTTTCTACGACGTCATTCGCCGCTCCGCAGGCCTCCTCGTCATCGCCGTCGCCTGCCTGTTTGCATCGAACCGTCGACCGGCCGGCAACCGACTCGACGCGTTCCTGGTCGCCTTGACCGCGGTCGAAGTCCTCTCGATGATCCCGCTCTGCTTGTACAGCACGGGTTCGTTCTATAACTACGCCATCCAGGCCGTCGTCTTCCTCTCCATCCTCGTCGGCCGCGCCCTCCCGCGTGTGCTCGAACCGACCGAAGAGACTCTCACGCCCGCGCGCCGCCTGGCATCGGCCATCGTCGTGCTGGCGACATTTGCCCTGCTCGCCGACGTCACGCGGTTCTCCCTGATCAGCTACCGACTACGGACCGAGACCAACCAGGCGCTAAGCGACCTTGTCGCGGCTTCGAGACTCTCGGGCATTGGCCGCGAAGGACGCTACTTCATCGATGGGCCGCAGCACAACCGCCTCGTCGGCCGAGGCGAGCTCTCGCACGATGAATGGCTCTATGGCGCCTACGAAGCGACTGGTGATGTCGAACCCCGCCAGAAGTGGCTCAAGCAGGCTTTGACGGGAGACGGTCCCGTCCACCAGGTCATCGCCACTCTCGACAAGCCAACCATCCCCGGCATTGCCGAGTCGATGGAAGAACTTGGGTACCACCGGGTAGGAGTATACGGTCCATTCCGAGTCTGGCAGCGAGATTGAACAGGAGCCTGGGAAGGTCGCTGCTCAGGACCGCCCCTCAGCTTCGATGAGTCGATCGAGGAGTTCGGGGATAATTTTCCCCTTGAACCGGACCTTTCCATCGATCGCCACGACGGGGACTTCCAGCCCATAGCGGGCCGTCAGATCGGGGGACGTGTCGATATCGACCGTCTCCAGGGCGAAGCCGTGGCGCGCCCTCAACGGCTCGAGCACGCCCATCGCCGTCAGGCAGCAACCGCATCCTTCCCTGGTGTAGACTGTGACCTTCCAGTGGGAAAGATTCGCGGCGGTCCGGGGCCTTAGCAGGCGGGCGAGGGCTGCGATCATCGTCGGGTTTCCTTCCCGGTCGGGTCGGTGGCGGGCCCGACCTGCACGAGATTGTCGAAGAAGGTGGCGCCACCCCCCATGTCGGTGAGCGCCGTCGAGGTGGTCGCGTTGGCGTTGGCTGCTCCTGGCACGAGCTTGTTCCAGTAGAGGCCGGCAGCGACCGCGACCCCGGGCTTGACCGAACCTTCCAGCGCCACCTTCGCCAGGAACCGTCCACGATCATTATAGACCTCGGCCCAATCCCCGGCCCGCAACCCCCGGGCCTCGGCATCGGCCGCCGCCATCTCAATCGTCGGCTCTCCTGCCGCCTTTCGATGGCTCGTCGAGTTGGCGAACGTGGAGTTGAGGAACTGCGGACGCGGCGGGCTGAGGAGTTGAATCGGATACGAACGGGCCAGATCGGGCCTAGTCTGCGGATCCTCGCGAGGCGGAAGATAAGCAGGCAGAGGGTCGAAGCCCGCACTGGCCATCGACTCCGAATACAGTTCGCACTTGCCCGACGGTGTGGGGAAATCTCCCTCGGCGAACGGTGAGTATTCCTCGGGAAGATTCAAGCGGACGCTCTGCTCGGCCACAAGTCGCTCGTAGGAAATCCCTTCCAGCGTTGGGCCGCCATCGAGGACCTCGCGGATCAGCGTCTCATCATCCGGGAACAGATCGGGCTCGAATCCCATCCGATCGGCCAGGGCCCGGAAGACGTCATTGTTGGAGCGGCATTCGCCGCGAGGCTCGATGGCCGGCGGGTTGTACATCACGAAGTGGTGGCCATAGGAACCGTGGACGTCCACATGCTCAAGCTGGGTCGTCGCCGGCAGGACGATGTCGGCGTAGTCCACAGTGTCGGTCGCGAATTGCTCGTGGACGACCGTGAACAAATCGTCCCGGGCCAACCCCTTGAGAACCTTCGCCTGGTCGGGGGCGACGGACGCCGGGTTGCTGTTATAGACATAAAGGGCCCGAACCGGACCGCCTGGTAGCTCGCCGGCCAATGCTTGCGCCAGCTCGTTCATGTTGACCGTGCGAGTGCCGGGCGGCGAGAGGTCGGGTCGGGTGAGCCGTTGCATGTCGAAGTCATAGGTCCCACTCGTCGTGAGCAAGGCCCCGCCGCCGTGGTCTCGCCAGGCCCCCACGATGGCAGGAAGGCAGGCAACCGTGCGGACCGCCATCCCGCCGCCAAAGTGCCGTTGCATCCCGTAGTTCAGGCGAATCAGCGACGGACGTTCGGTCGCATAGCGCCGTGCCAGGGTCTCGATCTCGGCCGGTTCCAGGCCTGTGATCGACGCAACACGCTCGACGGGATAGTCCTCGTGCGCACGACGTCGGAGGAGGTCGGCCCCGATGGTGGCCCGTTCCAGATAGTCTTCATCCTGGAGCCCATCCCGCCAGATGACGTGCATCAGTCCCAGGGCAAGCGCCGCATCGGTCCCTGGGCGGATCGCCAGGTGCCAGTCGGAACGGGCCGCGGTTGCGCTTCGGAACGGGTCGATCGTGACGATGGTGGCCCCGTCGCTTCGGGCTTCGATCATCCGACTCCAGAGGTGACCGTTCGTATTGGCGGTGTTCGATCCCCAGTTGATCAGCAGCTTACATTTTGACGCGGCCGAAGGGTCGGCCCCCAATCGACCGCGTCCCACGGTGTATTCATAACCGGCCGCCCCCGCGGAGGCGCAAATGGTCCGATCCAGAAGACTTGCGCCAAGTCGGTGGAAGAACCTGCGGTCCAGGCTGCTGGCCTGTAGCTTCCCCATCGTCCCGTAATAGCTGTAGGGCAGGATCGACGCAGGCCCGTCGCCCGAGGCCGCGATCTCGGCGAACCTCGAAGCGATCTCCCCCAGCGCCTCATCCCAGCCGATCCGAGCAAACCGCCCAGACCCTTTGGCGCCAACCCTACGAAGTGGAGTTAACAGCCGCTCGTCGCTGTTCACTCGATCCAGGTAACGGGCCATCTTCTGGCAGAGGAACCCGCGAGTGAACGCGTGATCTTTGTCCCCTTCCAGCGAGACGGCCACCCCACCCACCACCCCGACGACCATCTGACAGGTGTCGGGGCAGTCGAGCGGACAGACACACTTGGTTATCGATTTGACCGATTCCAAGGACTCATCTCCCCGGCCGAAATCGGCCATGACGAAACGAACCCGGCGCCCCTTCAGGGGGTGGCCAGGGGCGTGTCGATCCAGCACTTGCGCTCGTGCGAGACCAGCACCGCGTCGGCCACGAGCTGGGCATTCAGTCCGTCCAGGAAGCTGGGTACGGCGTCTCGGCGTTCAACGATCGCCGAGACGAATTCCCACATCAGGTCGTAGCGGAAGACGGTCGCGGGCTTACCCTGGCTGGGGTCGCGGGGGCTCCCCTCGGGCTTGAGGAACTCGGCGGGTACTGCCACGGGGGCCAGGTCGCTACCGGTCTTGCCCAGGAGGATCGAATTGGGCTCATGCAGCCGATAAACGGCCGAGCCCTCCGAGCCGTTGATCTCGGCCCACTCGTGGCCGAAACCGTCTCGGTTGTATCCCTTGGCCAGGGTGGTCCCTTCCCAGACGCCGGTCGCACCCGATTCGAACTCGCCGATCAGGCACGACCAGTCGTCCACGTTGGAGGGGGGGCAGGACTTGCCGTCGGGCGTGGTGGTCCTGGGGGCGAACCGGGCCACGGAGCCGCTGACCCTGCGGATGGGGCCGAGGAGGTCGATCGCGAAATCGATCCGGTGGATGGTCATGTCGAAGAGGTCGCCGGCCCCGGCCTTGTCCTTGTACTGCCGCCAGCCCCAGCTCGTCTCGGGCCAGTCCAGGAACCGCTGAGACCGGAAGTGCCTGGGCTCGCCCAGGACGCCGCTCTTGAGCAGGTGCCTGAGGTAGCGCATCGATGGGGCGAACCGATAGGTGAACGCCGTCATGTTCACGACGCCATTGTCGCGCGCCGCCTCGTACATCTGGCGGACTTCCACGCCGTCCAGACCCAACGGCTTCTCGCACATGATGTGCTTGCCGGCGGTCGCCGCGGCGACGGCGATGGGTAGGTGGGTGAAATTCGGCGTGGCGATGATGACGGCGTCCACCGAGTCGTCGTTGCAGAGCGTGGCGGGGTCGCTGGTGACGTTGGAGCAGCCCCACTCTTCGCCCTTCTGTCGGGCCAGTTCGGGGTTGGCGTCGCAGACCGCGGCCAGCTCGGCCCTGGGGTCGAGCCTGATGGCAGGGACGTGGTGATAGTCGCTGACCGCCCCCGCGCCGATGATCCCGATCCGCACCTTCTGCCCACTCTGGCCCTTCGTCATCGTCGGTCATCGCTTTCGTCAGAGAGAATCTGCGGACTCGCCCGTCCGCCGCAGGACAGCCAGCAGCGAGACCCCCGCAGGGGGGCGAAACCAGCTCCATGTGCCGGTCGACCGAAGGAGCCGGAACAGGGCCTCGTTGGCGGGCCCGGGCGGGATTGCATCCTCGGCCCTCGGGGCGCCCGGCTTCAACGGGACGAGCTTGCGCCACGACCGGACCAGCCAGATGGCAGGCAGGAGCGCGGCGTTGAAATACTCGCAGCGCTCGACCTTCACGCCCGGCACGG
It encodes:
- a CDS encoding molybdopterin oxidoreductase family protein; its protein translation is MADFGRGDESLESVKSITKCVCPLDCPDTCQMVVGVVGGVAVSLEGDKDHAFTRGFLCQKMARYLDRVNSDERLLTPLRRVGAKGSGRFARIGWDEALGEIASRFAEIAASGDGPASILPYSYYGTMGKLQASSLDRRFFHRLGASLLDRTICASAGAAGYEYTVGRGRLGADPSAASKCKLLINWGSNTANTNGHLWSRMIEARSDGATIVTIDPFRSATAARSDWHLAIRPGTDAALALGLMHVIWRDGLQDEDYLERATIGADLLRRRAHEDYPVERVASITGLEPAEIETLARRYATERPSLIRLNYGMQRHFGGGMAVRTVACLPAIVGAWRDHGGGALLTTSGTYDFDMQRLTRPDLSPPGTRTVNMNELAQALAGELPGGPVRALYVYNSNPASVAPDQAKVLKGLARDDLFTVVHEQFATDTVDYADIVLPATTQLEHVDVHGSYGHHFVMYNPPAIEPRGECRSNNDVFRALADRMGFEPDLFPDDETLIREVLDGGPTLEGISYERLVAEQSVRLNLPEEYSPFAEGDFPTPSGKCELYSESMASAGFDPLPAYLPPREDPQTRPDLARSYPIQLLSPPRPQFLNSTFANSTSHRKAAGEPTIEMAAADAEARGLRAGDWAEVYNDRGRFLAKVALEGSVKPGVAVAAGLYWNKLVPGAANANATTSTALTDMGGGATFFDNLVQVGPATDPTGKETRR
- a CDS encoding glutaredoxin family protein — protein: MIAALARLLRPRTAANLSHWKVTVYTREGCGCCLTAMGVLEPLRARHGFALETVDIDTSPDLTARYGLEVPVVAIDGKVRFKGKIIPELLDRLIEAEGRS
- a CDS encoding response regulator: MTPSLHILLVEDSKPDALIIERALREGHVAHTLVVIQDGLKALDYLGGLIGDGPTGDDTPDLILLDLNLPGLDGCQVLSRIKSDERLRSIPVVVLTTSRREEDVRRTYQAGANTFIQKPSEFPHYRDLVVVLKQYWLDYALRPPRHRLTQGHDR
- a CDS encoding Gfo/Idh/MocA family oxidoreductase — protein: MTKGQSGQKVRIGIIGAGAVSDYHHVPAIRLDPRAELAAVCDANPELARQKGEEWGCSNVTSDPATLCNDDSVDAVIIATPNFTHLPIAVAAATAGKHIMCEKPLGLDGVEVRQMYEAARDNGVVNMTAFTYRFAPSMRYLRHLLKSGVLGEPRHFRSQRFLDWPETSWGWRQYKDKAGAGDLFDMTIHRIDFAIDLLGPIRRVSGSVARFAPRTTTPDGKSCPPSNVDDWSCLIGEFESGATGVWEGTTLAKGYNRDGFGHEWAEINGSEGSAVYRLHEPNSILLGKTGSDLAPVAVPAEFLKPEGSPRDPSQGKPATVFRYDLMWEFVSAIVERRDAVPSFLDGLNAQLVADAVLVSHERKCWIDTPLATP